Sequence from the Bacteroidetes bacterium SB0662_bin_6 genome:
GGACCAGGAAGAAATGGCGCACGCGGAAAATTAGGTATAAGTACCTGATAATAAAGGATTTATGTAAAAATTCGATACGGATTAAACATGTGAATGCTCCAATGTTTCACGTGAAACATTGGAGGCGCATATCTTTCGACGGTTCGACGGCGGCGACTACGCGCCTGATTCAGCAGAGGCCAGCGGGCGAACCTGACCGTCCTCAACGAAAAGGGCCCGGTGTTGCCCCTCGTCGAAAGGAACAAGCCCATCGAAAGGTCGCCGATCCGTAGCGGAAATGATCGTTTGTCCGATACGGTCGGATTGAAGCAGATCGAGAAAGGCTTTCGACCGGGAAGCATCGAGGTGTTCAAATACGTCGTCGAGGAGCAGGATAGGGCGCTCCCCGGTGCGCTCCTGCAAAAAAGCGTACATGGCCAGTTTCAGGGCCATGCCGAACGTGCGGTGCTGCCCTTGCGAAGCGTACCGGCGGACCAGCATATCATCCAGACGAAACGCCAGATCGTCGAGATGCGGCCCGGCGAGCGTGGTTCCCCGGCGGCATTCGTCCTCGAAGACAGCGGCCAGTTTGTCCCGGTAGGCTGCCTGGATTGTTTCAAGAGGCGCCGCCGCGGAAAGACGCAGATTGGCATGGTACTCCATGGTCGGCTTTTCCGCCACGGACTCGATGGCCTCGTAGGCCTGATGCAGATAGTCTGCAAACGCATCCGTAAAGCCCTGCCGGGCCTGCACAATCCGGCTTCCGAATGTTACCAGTTGTTCGTCCCAGGAAGAAAGTATGGCCGGCGTATTATCCATGGACCCGCCTTCTTTCATGCCGGCGAGGTAGCGGTTGCGCTGCTTCAGCACCCGCCGAAACCTGAGCAGGCCGTCGAGATACAACGGGGTAGCCTGACAAAGAAGATTATCCACGAAACGGCGGCGGTTATCAGGCCCCCCGGAGGTCAGGGCATAATCCTGCGGAGCGCACGCGACCACCGGCAATTGCCCTACCATGGAGGACACCCGTTCCTGTGCAACCCCGTTCATGAACATCCGCTTCCCCTCTCCCGGTACATACGCCATGCGGACACGCCGTTCCCGGCCGCCATCGCTCACGAACAAGCCTTCCACTTCGGTATGTTTCGCGCCGCGCCGTACAATATACCGGTCGCCCGATGTGACGAAGCCCTTTGACAGGCAGGCATAATGAATTGCATCCAGCACA
This genomic interval carries:
- a CDS encoding DNA replication/repair protein RecF, with protein sequence MTEAPLWGADPSSAAPPNEIVAADVHMLRCYEQAMYLKSIRLTDFRVHERTECTFAPSVNLLYGPNGAGKTNVLDAIHYACLSKGFVTSGDRYIVRRGAKHTEVEGLFVSDGGRERRVRMAYVPGEGKRMFMNGVAQERVSSMVGQLPVVACAPQDYALTSGGPDNRRRFVDNLLCQATPLYLDGLLRFRRVLKQRNRYLAGMKEGGSMDNTPAILSSWDEQLVTFGSRIVQARQGFTDAFADYLHQAYEAIESVAEKPTMEYHANLRLSAAAPLETIQAAYRDKLAAVFEDECRRGTTLAGPHLDDLAFRLDDMLVRRYASQGQHRTFGMALKLAMYAFLQERTGERPILLLDDVFEHLDASRSKAFLDLLQSDRIGQTIISATDRRPFDGLVPFDEGQHRALFVEDGQVRPLASAESGA